One region of Edaphobacter bradus genomic DNA includes:
- a CDS encoding tyrosine-type recombinase/integrase, translated as MSGGAESGRQLSQRAVPLADLRFHDLRHHAITELAESQASDSTIMALDGHVSRKMLEHYSHVRQEANREAVNVLSAKVPGKPTIKGYDTSNDTSATLLEQCYRMSLKRW; from the coding sequence ATGTCGGGAGGCGCAGAATCCGGCAGACAGCTGTCGCAACGAGCAGTGCCATTAGCTGACCTTCGCTTTCACGATCTACGTCACCACGCCATTACCGAGCTTGCCGAGTCACAGGCCAGCGATAGCACAATCATGGCACTCGACGGTCACGTTTCGAGGAAGATGCTGGAGCACTATAGCCACGTCCGGCAGGAAGCTAACAGAGAAGCCGTCAACGTGCTGTCGGCCAAGGTGCCGGGAAAGCCAACAATTAAGGGTTACGACACAAGTAACGACACAAGTGCGACGCTGCTAGAGCAGTGTTACCGTATGTCGTTGAAAAGATGGTAG
- a CDS encoding glycosyltransferase family 2 protein, producing the protein MRVSVIIPTHNEAQAIERVLADLPSDLTTEVIVVDSNSNDGTPEIAVSMGARVVREPRRGYGRACLTGLATANAPDVVVFLDGDYSDRPSELPILLAPIMESRADITFGSRLGRQRIPGALPWHAVFGNRLAASLIRILYGLKISDLGPFRAGRAEVLRSLALEETTYGWAVEIILKGILAGFRVVEVPVSYYPRIGKSKISGTLKGTVGAAWFTLSLIVRYYFGHRRTPE; encoded by the coding sequence ATGAGAGTGTCCGTCATCATTCCCACCCACAATGAGGCGCAGGCGATTGAGCGCGTTCTAGCGGATCTTCCGTCCGACCTAACGACGGAAGTCATCGTTGTTGACAGCAACTCGAATGACGGGACACCCGAAATCGCCGTAAGTATGGGAGCCCGCGTCGTTCGGGAACCTCGCCGCGGATATGGGCGCGCCTGTCTGACGGGACTCGCGACTGCCAACGCGCCTGACGTCGTCGTGTTCCTCGATGGCGACTACAGCGATCGCCCCTCTGAGCTGCCGATTCTATTGGCTCCCATCATGGAAAGCCGCGCAGACATTACGTTTGGTTCACGGCTTGGGAGGCAGCGCATCCCTGGCGCGCTACCCTGGCATGCCGTTTTTGGTAACCGTCTCGCGGCCAGCCTGATCCGTATTTTGTACGGCTTGAAGATCAGTGATCTCGGCCCGTTTCGTGCTGGCCGCGCTGAGGTACTTCGCTCGCTCGCCCTCGAAGAGACCACTTATGGCTGGGCCGTTGAGATAATCCTCAAAGGTATCCTGGCTGGATTCCGCGTGGTTGAAGTCCCCGTGAGTTACTACCCGCGCATCGGAAAATCGAAGATCAGCGGCACGCTGAAGGGTACGGTCGGTGCCGCTTGGTTCACCCTCAGCCTGATCGTGCGATATTATTTCGGGCATCGAAGAACGCCCGAGTAA
- a CDS encoding DsbA family oxidoreductase codes for MTFFARSATSDQHRNAILVRHGLRISELAFQAHPDIPPGGISAGPRDGPMYAMLEREAREAGLPLNWPRHLPNTRRALAAAEWAQRHQPGVFPHLRKDLFEAHFVLGEDLEDPAVIDRHATGSGVDLAALHAALADGSAAEAVTETEEIGRNYGVQGTPAWLLNQRLISELRSAAEFERLAEDALELPG; via the coding sequence ATGACTTTCTTTGCCCGTTCTGCTACGTCGGACCAGCACCGAAACGCAATCCTCGTCCGGCACGGGCTTCGTATTTCTGAGTTGGCATTCCAGGCTCACCCCGACATTCCGCCCGGGGGAATTTCAGCGGGGCCTCGCGATGGGCCGATGTACGCCATGCTGGAGCGCGAGGCCAGAGAAGCTGGATTGCCGCTGAACTGGCCTCGGCACCTTCCCAACACCCGGCGGGCCTTGGCCGCCGCCGAGTGGGCCCAGCGACATCAGCCAGGCGTTTTTCCCCACTTACGCAAAGACCTCTTTGAAGCGCACTTTGTCTTGGGCGAGGACCTCGAGGATCCAGCCGTGATTGACCGGCACGCGACTGGGTCGGGTGTTGACCTCGCAGCTTTGCATGCTGCGCTTGCCGATGGCAGTGCTGCAGAAGCCGTCACGGAGACCGAAGAGATTGGCCGCAACTATGGCGTTCAGGGCACGCCCGCCTGGCTGTTGAACCAACGACTGATTTCGGAACTCCGCTCGGCAGCGGAATTTGAACGCCTTGCAGAGGACGCCTTGGAGCTGCCCGGGTGA
- a CDS encoding TIGR04282 family arsenosugar biosynthesis glycosyltransferase — protein sequence MESSIQTVVRTQRSDRVLVIMAKAPRPGVVKTRLASSLPVQAVTAFYRCLLDDTLELARSLGSVEVAIMCPESDVNELACLAGNGACVVAQKGEGLAAGLTSVFAHFAEDHQRRTIAFNSDSPHLPRSVLEDAFEMLAAHDVVVGPTHDGGYYLVGAKASHPTLFARDGMGASSALETLLSRARALALSVGFAEPFYDVDVAEDLTRLAAELRLAPARAPRTAMWLKEWELAAAQLRTGRGEL from the coding sequence ATGGAATCTTCAATCCAGACCGTGGTGCGTACGCAGCGCAGCGACCGCGTATTGGTCATCATGGCGAAGGCGCCGAGGCCGGGCGTGGTCAAGACCCGTTTGGCTTCGAGCCTTCCTGTTCAAGCCGTCACCGCGTTTTATCGGTGTCTTTTGGACGACACACTGGAACTAGCGCGATCATTGGGCAGCGTAGAGGTTGCCATCATGTGCCCGGAATCCGATGTCAACGAACTGGCTTGTTTGGCAGGTAACGGAGCATGCGTCGTTGCACAGAAGGGTGAGGGCCTTGCTGCAGGCCTTACTTCGGTGTTTGCGCACTTCGCGGAAGATCATCAACGGCGCACCATTGCCTTCAACAGCGACAGCCCACACCTGCCGCGTTCCGTGCTCGAAGACGCATTCGAAATGCTGGCCGCGCATGACGTGGTCGTCGGACCAACGCATGACGGAGGTTACTATCTTGTAGGGGCAAAGGCTTCCCATCCTACCCTTTTCGCACGCGACGGAATGGGCGCCAGCAGCGCGCTGGAGACACTCCTATCGCGCGCACGAGCTCTTGCGCTTTCTGTAGGTTTCGCAGAGCCTTTTTACGATGTTGATGTAGCTGAAGACCTGACTCGGCTGGCAGCTGAGTTGCGTTTGGCTCCGGCAAGAGCGCCACGCACGGCGATGTGGCTTAAAGAGTGGGAGCTTGCGGCGGCACAATTACGGACGGGCAGAGGAGAATTGTGA
- a CDS encoding alpha/beta hydrolase, with the protein MVQQQQPAAQGIPVLDPKIQDFLDQLAAHEGPPIYTLTPDEARSALLRMQSGFVRKPDVQVEDRNVGSGPRALRLRIVRPHPVIDGGPVIMYFHGAGWVMGDPTTHDRLVRELAVGASATVVFVDYDRAPEHGYPVAIEEAYAATLYVSEHAEEFRVDETRLAVAGDSVGGNMATIVSLLAKQRSVPTIAGQLLFYPVTNADFETGWYKQFADGPWLRDWPCSGSGTSIFRTTTSARIPPRLRCWRRRTNSLAYRALIITAENDVLRDEGEAYGRKLIEAGVEVVSTRYNAAIHDFVLLNSLAEAAPTRAAVTQAVNFLKSVLAAKPNREKHEQM; encoded by the coding sequence ATGGTGCAACAGCAACAACCAGCGGCTCAGGGAATTCCGGTCTTGGACCCCAAGATCCAGGATTTCCTCGATCAGCTTGCCGCCCATGAAGGGCCGCCGATCTATACCCTGACACCAGACGAGGCCCGCAGTGCCCTATTGCGGATGCAGTCAGGCTTCGTCCGCAAACCGGATGTGCAAGTCGAGGACCGGAATGTGGGCTCGGGTCCGCGCGCTCTTCGTCTTCGCATTGTTCGCCCGCACCCAGTCATTGATGGAGGTCCTGTCATCATGTACTTTCACGGCGCGGGCTGGGTCATGGGCGACCCGACAACTCACGACCGCCTGGTGAGGGAGTTGGCAGTCGGCGCCTCAGCGACGGTCGTGTTCGTTGATTACGACCGCGCGCCTGAACATGGTTATCCAGTTGCGATCGAAGAGGCGTATGCGGCGACCCTCTATGTTTCAGAGCACGCCGAAGAATTCCGCGTTGACGAGACGCGTCTTGCGGTCGCGGGCGACAGCGTGGGCGGCAATATGGCTACAATCGTATCGCTCCTTGCAAAGCAAAGGTCTGTACCTACAATAGCGGGTCAGCTCCTTTTCTATCCCGTTACTAATGCCGATTTTGAAACCGGGTGGTACAAACAGTTCGCCGATGGCCCCTGGCTTAGAGACTGGCCATGCAGTGGTTCTGGGACCAGTATCTTCCGGACCACGACAAGCGCAAGGATCCCACCGCGTCTCCGTTGCTGGCGTCGTCGAACCAACTCGCTGGCTTACCGCGCGCTCATCATCACGGCCGAGAATGACGTGTTGCGCGATGAAGGCGAGGCATACGGCCGCAAGTTGATCGAGGCCGGAGTCGAAGTTGTGTCAACGCGATACAACGCGGCCATTCATGATTTCGTGCTGCTGAACTCACTCGCCGAAGCCGCCCCCACGCGAGCAGCAGTGACGCAAGCTGTGAATTTTCTGAAGAGCGTTCTTGCTGCGAAGCCGAACAGAGAAAAGCACGAGCAGATGTGA
- a CDS encoding cysteine hydrolase — protein sequence MSEQNTSAIRYAEPANPACPPTGFKLDKSKAALVVVDPQNDFLSPDGVTWPFVGISITENKTVPHLHELFTAAKAAGITVAISPHYYYPTDHAWEFGGPLEKLMHQIGMFGRTGSLTLEGFEGSGADFYADFKPFIQDGKTIIASPHKVFGPETSDLILQLRKRGVSQIILAGMAANLCIESHLREFVEQGFEVAVVKDATAAPRAPEGDGYLAALINFRFIAHALWTTEKSVAELGN from the coding sequence ATGAGCGAACAGAACACTTCCGCAATCCGCTATGCCGAGCCGGCAAATCCCGCCTGCCCACCGACAGGGTTCAAACTCGATAAATCCAAGGCAGCGTTGGTTGTCGTCGACCCGCAAAACGACTTTCTGAGTCCCGATGGAGTGACCTGGCCCTTTGTCGGAATCTCCATCACGGAGAACAAGACTGTTCCGCACCTGCACGAGCTGTTCACTGCAGCGAAGGCCGCGGGCATCACGGTGGCCATCTCTCCCCACTACTACTATCCAACCGACCACGCCTGGGAGTTCGGCGGTCCACTTGAGAAACTGATGCACCAGATCGGGATGTTCGGGCGGACCGGCTCACTCACACTCGAAGGATTCGAAGGCTCCGGGGCTGATTTTTATGCGGATTTCAAGCCGTTCATCCAGGACGGAAAAACGATCATTGCATCGCCTCACAAGGTCTTCGGTCCGGAGACCAGCGATCTGATCCTCCAGCTTCGGAAGAGGGGTGTTTCTCAGATCATTCTGGCGGGGATGGCTGCCAATCTGTGTATCGAGAGCCACCTTCGCGAGTTTGTTGAACAAGGCTTCGAAGTTGCCGTCGTTAAAGACGCAACCGCGGCTCCTCGTGCTCCGGAAGGTGATGGGTACCTTGCTGCGCTGATCAACTTCCGCTTCATCGCGCACGCACTCTGGACAACGGAGAAGAGTGTCGCCGAGCTCGGCAATTAG
- the cynS gene encoding cyanase, which translates to MKREEAVELILDAKRAKGIKWSHIAAKVGKSKEWVVAGCLGQMTFNEEQAKAVVEYLGLPSGISEVLQIPPYRGSLPTAVPTDPLIYRFYELISVYGTTFKELIAEEFGDGIMSAIDFKMNLEREPDPAGDRIRIAMSGKFLPYAEY; encoded by the coding sequence ATGAAGAGAGAAGAAGCTGTTGAGTTGATCTTGGACGCGAAGCGAGCCAAGGGAATCAAGTGGTCACACATCGCTGCAAAAGTGGGCAAAAGCAAGGAATGGGTTGTGGCGGGATGTCTCGGGCAAATGACCTTCAACGAGGAGCAGGCGAAGGCAGTAGTCGAATACTTGGGACTACCTTCTGGGATATCTGAGGTGCTCCAGATTCCTCCGTACCGTGGCTCACTTCCGACCGCGGTGCCTACCGATCCGCTGATTTATCGGTTCTATGAGTTGATCAGCGTTTATGGGACGACCTTCAAGGAGCTGATCGCCGAGGAATTCGGAGACGGCATTATGAGCGCCATCGACTTCAAGATGAACCTCGAACGTGAGCCTGATCCAGCCGGAGACCGGATTCGAATCGCGATGAGCGGCAAGTTCCTTCCGTACGCAGAGTACTAG
- a CDS encoding acyl-CoA dehydrogenase family protein encodes MDDRWIMTHDAAVLKAQEIAGRVLAPSAGQNDKVGRFSTEAVEALGESGLLGLLLPVDFGGAGLGPGTFAVVTATLAEADASVAMVYLMHILGTATILAARPGAARALTPILQEIGAGRHLSTLAISEAGSRSHFWAPISRAHRNGDGVRISAKKSWVTSAGHAQSYVVSSLAPEGAGPTDSTIYLLAAETPGLSVAGPWDGMGLRANASAPIALDDCQVPSDFQLTDDCEGFPTMQNVVLPLFCLGTAAVALGLCRAAVAGTVSHLKSAKFEHLGQSLGESLPTLRAQLAAMQIDTDGLSARIDDLIEHLEKPRETTTLRVLETKAAAGEVAISVTSAAMRACGGAAFSKHLSIERLFRDAHAGAVMAPTGDVLREFIGKSLLGMPLF; translated from the coding sequence ATGGATGATAGGTGGATCATGACTCATGACGCGGCCGTTTTGAAGGCCCAAGAGATCGCCGGTCGCGTGCTGGCGCCATCCGCAGGGCAAAACGACAAGGTGGGGCGATTCTCTACCGAGGCTGTCGAGGCGCTTGGTGAGTCTGGACTGCTTGGGCTGTTGCTACCCGTAGATTTTGGCGGTGCTGGGTTAGGTCCCGGCACGTTTGCCGTTGTGACGGCGACGCTCGCCGAGGCAGACGCTTCTGTCGCGATGGTCTACCTTATGCACATCCTCGGCACCGCGACTATCTTGGCAGCGCGCCCCGGCGCGGCTCGGGCGCTGACGCCCATACTGCAGGAGATTGGTGCGGGCCGCCATTTATCCACTCTCGCTATCAGTGAAGCCGGCTCGCGCAGTCATTTCTGGGCGCCTATATCCCGCGCACATCGGAATGGTGACGGCGTGCGCATAAGCGCCAAGAAATCGTGGGTGACCAGCGCTGGTCATGCGCAAAGCTATGTCGTTTCTTCGCTTGCCCCTGAAGGGGCGGGACCTACGGATTCGACCATCTATCTTCTTGCGGCGGAGACGCCCGGCCTTTCAGTTGCGGGGCCCTGGGACGGCATGGGACTTCGGGCCAACGCTTCTGCACCGATTGCGCTGGACGACTGCCAAGTCCCATCCGATTTTCAGCTTACTGATGACTGCGAGGGCTTTCCGACTATGCAAAACGTGGTGCTTCCGCTTTTCTGTTTGGGGACAGCAGCGGTGGCCTTGGGATTGTGCCGAGCGGCAGTCGCTGGAACTGTGTCGCACCTCAAAAGCGCGAAATTTGAGCACCTCGGCCAGAGCCTCGGCGAGAGCCTGCCTACCCTACGCGCGCAACTCGCGGCAATGCAGATTGACACCGACGGGCTGTCGGCTCGCATCGACGATTTGATCGAGCATCTTGAGAAGCCGCGCGAGACGACCACGCTGCGCGTGCTTGAGACCAAAGCCGCTGCAGGCGAGGTCGCCATCAGCGTTACCTCAGCTGCAATGCGCGCTTGCGGCGGTGCGGCGTTCTCAAAGCATTTGAGCATCGAACGCCTGTTCCGCGATGCGCACGCGGGCGCTGTCATGGCACCAACGGGCGATGTTCTGCGCGAGTTCATCGGGAAGTCACTGTTGGGAATGCCGCTCTTCTGA
- a CDS encoding SEC-C metal-binding domain-containing protein, which yields MKAENPKASAEVVWANNNTDDASLRLWREQSRQLLLSEAKARGLQSTSPCLCGSGDRLRDCCLRPLR from the coding sequence ATGAAGGCTGAGAACCCCAAAGCCTCAGCAGAGGTCGTTTGGGCGAACAATAATACCGACGATGCGAGCTTGCGGCTATGGCGCGAACAGTCCAGACAACTTCTATTAAGTGAAGCCAAAGCACGCGGTTTGCAGTCAACTTCTCCGTGCCTGTGTGGTTCTGGTGATCGATTGCGCGACTGCTGCCTGAGGCCTCTTCGATAG
- a CDS encoding Rv1681 family radical SAM protein, which produces MKADIDLDIGRKTFASGLLPELIAVLRRSRPGDLVALASEDESIGPGLETWCRFTGNSLLEVTVEKGRARWVFRCGALPVSPAGNRPVGSRLWLYTNFDCNLHCDYCCVRSSPVAPRRELGLARVQQIAHEAPGLGVKEIFVTGGEPFLLENIGEILAACAVAAPTTVLTNGMLFTGRRAESLRALPRDRIVLQISLDSATPKLHDLHRGPGTWARAREGIKRARSLGFRVRLAATVSTDAEAEEFRQFLDEEKIAAEDRVIRRIALRGAASEGVAVTRADLVPEVTITAEGVYWHPVGAADADLLVTHEIFPLSEAFAAVRRAFDREGEHVNKLARIFNCA; this is translated from the coding sequence ATGAAGGCAGACATCGATCTCGACATTGGGCGAAAGACGTTCGCATCTGGCCTGCTACCTGAGTTGATCGCGGTGCTGCGCCGTAGCCGCCCGGGGGATTTGGTTGCCCTTGCCAGTGAGGACGAAAGCATTGGCCCTGGGTTGGAAACGTGGTGCCGGTTCACTGGGAATTCGCTGCTGGAAGTAACGGTTGAAAAAGGCCGCGCGCGGTGGGTCTTCCGGTGCGGCGCACTTCCGGTATCCCCTGCAGGCAATCGGCCTGTGGGCTCTCGGCTTTGGCTCTACACGAATTTCGACTGTAACCTGCATTGCGACTACTGCTGTGTGCGTTCATCGCCCGTCGCGCCGCGACGGGAACTAGGGCTCGCACGTGTACAGCAGATCGCTCACGAAGCGCCGGGGCTTGGCGTCAAAGAAATCTTCGTGACCGGAGGCGAGCCGTTTCTGCTGGAAAACATCGGCGAGATTCTGGCTGCTTGCGCAGTAGCCGCCCCGACCACAGTGCTGACCAACGGAATGCTATTTACCGGACGACGTGCGGAAAGCTTGCGAGCGTTGCCACGCGATCGAATTGTCCTGCAAATCAGCTTGGACAGCGCTACGCCAAAGCTGCACGACCTCCATCGCGGGCCCGGCACATGGGCGCGCGCACGCGAAGGTATCAAGCGCGCTCGTTCGCTAGGTTTTCGTGTGAGGCTGGCGGCGACTGTCTCGACAGATGCCGAGGCTGAGGAGTTCCGTCAATTCCTCGACGAGGAGAAGATTGCGGCAGAAGACCGAGTCATACGGCGGATCGCGTTGCGTGGTGCTGCCAGCGAAGGTGTAGCCGTTACTCGGGCCGATCTGGTGCCGGAAGTCACCATTACCGCCGAGGGTGTGTACTGGCATCCGGTCGGAGCAGCAGATGCCGATCTGCTGGTTACGCACGAAATTTTTCCTCTCTCCGAGGCCTTCGCGGCTGTCCGCCGCGCCTTCGACCGCGAAGGCGAACACGTGAATAAGCTGGCAAGAATCTTTAACTGCGCATGA
- a CDS encoding TQO small subunit DoxD produces MTRYANPTPELINGREAAIGLALVRVTLGAMFLSVFFENRGKGLYTPAGYAGLINFYIKASHSPAAWKAVMGLAANHAAVAAPMQSMIEISLGILLVIGLLTRPAAFVAFLFLGSLWISELGTSWIWELLVSVLACLGLAIGRAGRRWGVDAWLSQRWPSSPWW; encoded by the coding sequence ATGACGAGGTACGCAAACCCAACTCCAGAGTTGATCAATGGACGGGAAGCGGCAATTGGGCTGGCGCTGGTTCGTGTGACGCTTGGCGCAATGTTCCTGTCGGTCTTTTTCGAGAATCGGGGGAAAGGCCTCTACACCCCTGCGGGTTACGCGGGCCTGATCAACTTCTATATCAAGGCGAGTCATTCGCCTGCTGCGTGGAAGGCGGTGATGGGCCTGGCGGCAAATCACGCCGCGGTAGCGGCTCCTATGCAGTCCATGATCGAGATCTCTCTCGGTATCCTGCTCGTCATCGGTCTGCTCACACGCCCGGCCGCATTTGTGGCTTTTCTGTTTCTCGGCAGCCTTTGGATTTCGGAGTTGGGTACCTCGTGGATTTGGGAACTGCTGGTTTCGGTGCTGGCATGCCTTGGGCTCGCTATCGGACGCGCCGGCCGGAGATGGGGCGTTGACGCGTGGCTGTCGCAACGGTGGCCATCTTCTCCGTGGTGGTGA
- a CDS encoding TetR/AcrR family transcriptional regulator: MKAGRELFLNLGFNGCGVQEIATASGIPKGSFYSYFDSKEAFAMAVLEEYWSDVEERFGGILVDTKLPPAKRIARYFHELSEEKAANNYAHGCLIGNLSLEISNASSQVRSKLSDIFERWEASLVRCLREAQGKSEITRHADLSNLAAAIIESWEGAAMRAKVEQKRWPYRRFEEVLLPALLQG, from the coding sequence ATGAAGGCGGGGCGAGAGTTGTTTTTGAACCTGGGATTTAATGGGTGTGGCGTCCAGGAAATCGCCACCGCATCGGGAATCCCCAAGGGCTCCTTTTACAGCTACTTTGACAGCAAAGAGGCGTTTGCGATGGCTGTCCTTGAGGAGTATTGGAGTGATGTTGAAGAGCGCTTCGGGGGAATTCTGGTGGACACAAAGCTCCCGCCGGCCAAAAGGATTGCCCGCTATTTCCACGAGCTTTCGGAAGAAAAAGCCGCCAACAACTACGCGCATGGATGCCTCATTGGGAACCTGTCTCTCGAAATCTCGAACGCCAGCTCGCAGGTTCGCTCAAAGCTCTCCGACATCTTCGAGCGCTGGGAGGCATCCCTCGTCCGGTGTCTTCGCGAAGCCCAGGGGAAGTCGGAGATTACTCGACATGCTGATCTGAGCAATCTTGCGGCCGCCATCATCGAGAGCTGGGAGGGCGCAGCCATGAGAGCGAAAGTTGAACAAAAACGATGGCCTTACCGGCGATTTGAAGAGGTGTTGCTGCCGGCGCTCCTGCAGGGCTAA
- a CDS encoding phosphate/phosphite/phosphonate ABC transporter substrate-binding protein — MSKTIWVGAVAYNPKVVTIWEGMRRYFHEEAHLPVEIVLFQSYEAQVLALLAQPGEPVPRIDIAWNTNLAYLQADEWSGHACRAIAMRDTDLGWMTKIVAVTGGPISTLADLKNRTLAVGSRDSGHAAILPVHFLEQQGMREGRDYRTLRFDSDVGKHGDTGTSEVEVVRAVLDGRADAGAIGGPFWNTVRNERLVPEGGLREIWSSPTYNHCMFTARPDLDLEQEHRFAEALLAMSYDNPVHRSILDAEGLQRWLPPHVDGYAALRQAAAQQGFFERLFAKSA, encoded by the coding sequence ATGAGCAAAACAATCTGGGTGGGAGCTGTTGCATACAATCCGAAAGTGGTTACGATTTGGGAGGGGATGCGGCGCTATTTTCACGAGGAAGCGCATCTTCCCGTGGAGATCGTACTATTTCAGAGCTACGAGGCGCAGGTCCTCGCGCTCCTCGCCCAACCGGGCGAGCCCGTGCCGCGTATCGATATTGCCTGGAACACAAACCTTGCCTACCTGCAGGCCGATGAATGGAGCGGCCATGCCTGTCGTGCGATCGCCATGCGCGACACCGATCTCGGCTGGATGACCAAGATTGTCGCGGTCACCGGAGGCCCCATTTCTACGCTCGCGGATTTGAAAAATCGGACGCTCGCGGTTGGCAGCCGAGACAGCGGACACGCAGCGATTCTTCCCGTTCACTTTTTGGAGCAGCAAGGCATGCGCGAGGGAAGGGACTACCGGACGCTGCGCTTCGACAGCGACGTAGGCAAACATGGTGATACAGGGACCAGCGAAGTGGAAGTGGTGCGCGCCGTCCTCGACGGGCGAGCCGACGCCGGCGCTATCGGCGGCCCCTTCTGGAACACTGTGCGCAACGAGCGCCTGGTGCCCGAAGGCGGCCTTCGTGAGATATGGTCCTCTCCGACCTACAATCATTGCATGTTCACGGCGAGGCCTGACCTCGACCTCGAACAGGAGCACCGGTTTGCCGAGGCGCTCTTAGCCATGAGCTACGACAACCCGGTTCATCGCTCCATACTCGACGCCGAAGGACTTCAGCGTTGGCTGCCGCCTCATGTTGATGGTTACGCTGCATTGCGGCAGGCCGCCGCCCAACAGGGATTCTTCGAGCGGCTATTTGCCAAGTCGGCGTGA
- a CDS encoding lactonase family protein: MTTNRVSRLSLRSTYAFALLPLLLVVSAQKNWAQEESPSEGHPGAVYTLSNQPSGNSVIVFDRAADGTLTLAGSYPTGGTGTGAGPTFPTMVDPLGGQGAVVLSRGNRLLFAVSAASNQVSAFAVDGDRLDLLNTISSGGTLPVSIAIHGDLVYVLNAGGTPNITGFTIDPRTNKLVPLAGSARPLAGGSTSNPADVSFSLDGSVLMVTEKGPAAKTPGFLLGVTHTIDTYTVNRDGTVSGPISNYSSGSTPFGFEFTHRGLAIVSEAGSPLSAGGQNALSSYRLDENGKLELITGSLNNGQAATCWAVVTSDGRYAYSINTGSGTISSYEVSREGYLTLLDPTAASAGSGSTPTDPALSNDGRFLYVRDPLLNTVDAWRIEANGSLTPLGTTKGVPTGGQGLAAR; the protein is encoded by the coding sequence ATGACCACGAATCGAGTTAGTCGCCTATCATTACGCAGCACGTATGCTTTCGCTCTGCTTCCCTTGCTGTTGGTCGTCTCTGCGCAAAAGAACTGGGCACAGGAGGAGAGCCCTTCTGAGGGTCATCCCGGAGCAGTTTATACGCTTTCCAATCAGCCCTCAGGGAATTCTGTAATTGTTTTTGATCGCGCTGCAGATGGAACGCTGACGCTTGCCGGAAGTTATCCCACCGGGGGAACCGGCACCGGCGCGGGACCAACATTTCCCACAATGGTGGATCCGTTGGGAGGACAGGGAGCGGTCGTACTGAGCCGGGGCAACCGGCTGCTATTCGCCGTCAGCGCCGCCAGTAATCAGGTCTCCGCCTTTGCGGTAGATGGCGACCGCCTCGACCTCCTGAATACGATCAGTTCGGGCGGCACGTTGCCCGTCAGCATCGCCATCCATGGCGACTTGGTCTATGTTCTGAATGCGGGCGGCACTCCCAATATCACAGGCTTCACCATCGACCCTCGCACAAACAAGCTCGTCCCGCTGGCAGGATCCGCGCGCCCTCTTGCCGGAGGCAGCACCTCTAATCCAGCCGATGTGAGCTTTAGCTTGGACGGGAGCGTTCTGATGGTCACCGAAAAAGGTCCCGCCGCAAAGACGCCTGGGTTTCTGCTGGGCGTAACGCACACGATAGACACCTACACGGTGAATCGGGACGGAACTGTCTCAGGGCCCATCTCTAACTACTCCAGCGGGTCCACTCCCTTCGGTTTCGAGTTTACCCACAGGGGCTTGGCGATAGTTTCGGAAGCGGGGTCTCCGCTCAGCGCGGGGGGGCAAAATGCGTTGTCCTCTTACAGGCTTGACGAGAACGGGAAGCTGGAGTTGATCACGGGTTCGCTCAACAATGGCCAGGCGGCAACCTGCTGGGCCGTCGTGACCAGCGATGGCCGATACGCATATAGCATAAACACCGGCAGTGGCACTATTTCAAGCTATGAGGTTTCGCGGGAAGGCTATTTGACTCTACTTGATCCGACTGCGGCGTCGGCCGGCTCCGGAAGTACACCGACCGATCCTGCCCTGAGCAATGACGGTAGATTCCTTTATGTCCGCGATCCGTTGCTGAACACGGTGGACGCCTGGCGTATAGAAGCGAACGGTAGTCTCACCCCGCTTGGCACGACTAAGGGAGTCCCAACGGGTGGTCAGGGATTAGCCGCGCGCTAG